The Vitis vinifera cultivar Pinot Noir 40024 chromosome 3, ASM3070453v1 region ttgataataaataaaccaataataaatttctatttattatataatattaataattgtttaatataataatgaataaaatttgttattagagtttttcaataataaatttgttataatattaaaagaattatatattacgaagtttattctttattatttaataaacaatcttattactttttgaattcgtaattatgattaaatatgatttatttgacaatatttcctaaacttttagaaaactaaaataagaatcctataaggtgtttgtttctagaggaaaaaaaatcttaaataataaaataataaaataaaataaaaatctaaaataataaggaaacatttatatggaggagtgtagttgtcaataatcttaaattattattattattattattattattattactttattattttattattttattatttgggaattttttttctctagaaacattataaagtaataatttgaaaaaaaaaacagaatttattatagtattaataagttaaaaatagattcatattcttgataataaataaaccaataataaatttctatttattatataatattaataattgtttaatataataatgaataaaatttgttattagagtttttcaataataaatttgttataatattaaaagaattatatattacgaagtttattctttattatttaataaacaatcttattactttttgaattcgtaattatgattaaatatgatttatctgacaatatttcctaaacttttagaaaactaaaataagaatcctataaggtgtttgtttctagaggaaaaaaaatcttaaataataaaataataaaataaaataaaaatctaaaataataaggaaacatttatatggaggagtgtagttgtcaataatcttaaattattattattattattattattattattactttattattttattattttattatttgggaattttttttctctagaaacattataaagtaataatttgaaaaaaaaaacagaatttattatagtattaataagttaaaaatagattcatattcttgataataaataaaccaataataaatttctatttattatataatattaataattgtttaatataataatgaataaaatttgttattagagtttttcaataataaatttgttataatattaaaagaattatatattacgagtttattctttattatttaataaacaatcttattactttttgaattcgtaattatgattaaatatgatttgtttgacaatatttcctaaacttttagaaaactaaaataagaatcctataaggtgtttttttctagaggaaaaaaaatcttaaataataaaataataaaaaaaaaatctaaaataataaggaaacatttatatggaggagtgtagttgtcaataatcttaaattattattattattattattattattattctattattttattattttattatttgggaattttttttctctaaaaacattataaagtaataatttgaaaaaaaaaaacagaatttattatagtattaataagttaaaaatagatttgtattcttgataataaataaaccaataataaatttctatttattatataatattaataattgtttaatataataatgaataaaatttgttattagagtttttcaataataaatttgttataatattaaaataattatatattacgaagtttattctttattatttaataaacaatcttattacttcttgaattggtaattatgattaaatatgatttgtttgacaatatttcctaaacttttagaaaactaaaataagaatcctataaggtgtttttttctagaggaaaaaaaatcttaaataataaaataataataataaaaatctaaaataataaggaaacatttatatggaggagtgtagttctcaattgatttgaataatataaaaaataaaatgacattttttggaATAATTGGATAACTCAttgcatgtatttcaaattatttttaaatagatgaagataatactaatttaaaatatttgggattctttttaccatatattttcttattagtgaatcaaatcccACTTTTCCCTAAACTATATTGATTTGGTTAGATGAGTATGTAACTTTGAGGCGTACCATTTGTTTTTATTGGCTGCCCCACTAAAATGCACAttgtctgtttttttttttttttttgcagtgGGTATCATAGTGGGTGAGCCTATATATAACAATTTCACCCTTATTGATAACCATATTATTGAAAGGCTAGAGGAAACCGATGTCAATGATTATCAtttacatgatgtaacaaaatgtttcccatttctttgttaatatatgttatatttgtgTAATAATTATGATGAATGTATATAGGAACACTATATTCATGTTCACATGTCTTTaacatttgattaatttattaatgaattatggTTGTTTAATGCAGTGATAATATGAACATACGGTGTCGTTGTTCTGGCCGTAGATTCCTCTCTGGAATCCATTTGCTCTCAGAAGTGAAGAAGGATGTAATACGAGAACTTGGTTTTGGTGGGCTATTGCAATTAGGTTGTAAGGAGGTTAAtttagatttatgtttttggttgataaaaaacacaaacattGCTTATTCCCAACTCGAGTTATTTGGGGGTAAGAAGGTTTCTTTGACATGTCATGATGTTGGGATGACGATGGGCATTCCACATAGTGGAAGAAAGTTAATTGTTGAGAAGGGAAGTGTTAAAGCTAGTCAAATGCCGAGTTTGCAAGATATAGAGTCAATGATGGTTGGCATCGATGATATGGAGGAATTTAAGCGGGTCTTCTTGATTTTCGCTTGTGCAACCTTATTGGCACCCACTTCTCGTTTGGAAGGTAGTCACTCGTTATGGTATACACCCCGAGAGCAGTTACTTGGGAACATAAATTGGGGAGAATATgtcttagaattttttattcaagctATACATGAACATAGGAGGAAGGAAAGTGTTTGGATTAAAGGGTGTTTGATGTTTCTACAGGTaactttttgtcttatttataagTATATGTCCATGTATTAGATATTCAATAATGGTTATACACTATGTTGGCCATGATGTTACCactaattatgtcttatataaTGCAACAGATATTCTACTTTTCAATATCTAATTTTCCAGCCATGTATGTGGAACTTACCACTCCTCGCATTGCTGCATGGAATGATTTTTTGGTCAAGCAACGCATCAAGTTGGAGTTAGAAATGCTTGGAGGATTTGGCAAAGTTGAGGTATAATTAGCTTTTAGTTATATTAAGATAGTTGATTACCATTGTAATTATATTATTGGGATGACAATTTACATGTTTTGCAATGATAGTTGGTTAGCACATCGGCGGAGCaagatgaaacaaaaaaaaataaggctCCTACAGTTGATGACCCAGTTGACCCAGATGAGAATGAAGACTTTGATGTAATCCTTCATACCTAATGACTATGAATAGTAACTTATATTAAGgcttagtttaaatatatgtcATTTAATGTTCCTTCATTATGTTTGACTTAGGTTATTTGTGCTCGCATGGAGGCAACACAACGTCAAATCACCGATGCACAAAGTCATCTTAATAGTCTTATTGCATCATACAACCGTGACGTGAAAGTGTTGAGGACTCGTTTCACCTCTTCACATTATCGCACAGATGAAGGCCAACCGTTAAATTTTCATGAACATGTTAATGAAAGTGGTGCACCATTTTATACAAATAATCCACAACATTCACCTGTTCATTCTGGTGGTCAAAGAAGATCTTTTGAAGATGATGTTGGATGTACAAATGAAGGGGTGTCAAAAAGACCCAACGTAGAAGATGGTGTGTTCTTTTCAAACGAGGATCCCCTTCACCCTGGGCCACACAATATGTTGGTGTTAGTGCAATCGTGCATGAACAACAATGTGGATGTAGCACCACAAGCCTCAGAAGAAATACGACCACAAAGAGTAAAAATGAAAGTACGTCGTCATAGGCAACGAGCAGCTGCGTGTAAGTCACCTTTTGTACAATTATGtgtatcaaaatataaaaggtTGACGGAGGAAGAGACACATGTTGCCGACTATGTATTTGACGAGTCAAAAGATCCAAGGTTAGTCCCAAATCACACGTTTAGCAAGTATTGTTCTTAAAAGACTATGATTATGGATTtatctagaaaacaaaaaaaattactcacGTCTTGTGTTTCATGTGATTAATAGTGAGATGCTTTGTGCATATGGTGGCTATGGCGTGACACGGGAACAATTTCAATGCTTAGTAGGGGAGAGCTTCATTGATATTCCGGTAAGGTTtatgataaataagaaaaaaatactttcaTCTTTCCATTGATCATTTTAACTAATGAAGAGGCATTATGTAGGTGATTTCCATGTTTTGCCGATACATGAATGCAAAAGAAGAGAATCCTTATCGCAGACACTTTTTTAATCCATACTTTGGGGTGAGGTTTTTTCCTCGAGTACACCAAATCTTGTCCCTAATATAAGATGCATGTATAACTTTAGTCATACATTGTTACTATGCTCTCAACAACTTTTTACAGGAAATATGTGGTTCAATGAGCAAGTCTACCTCAAAATCAACACTCAAGAAAAGATTAGGTAGCTATTGTGTTAATCTTGAATGTTGCAACCAGGTAATGCTTGACTATTGTATTGATTACATAGATTgatgacaattttttaataatttcgaatttatatttcaaatatttaagccTTCAGTGTTGTTATGATGATTGTCTGTTTTGTAGTTTTATATCCCCTTATTCCAATTTAATGAATGGGTCATCATGGTAATCAATTTGGAGGCTAAAAGGGTGGATCTACTTTCATCATATAATAGCATTCAACGTGTTCACTTTGTTAATGAAGCTTTCAAAGTAGTTGGATTTATGTCGCAGTTATTAAGAAATTCCTTCAAACGGAATGATgtgaatataaataatttacatcCACAGTATGCAGATATCGATGGCGATCCAAAATTGTtagttacatattttttttttcatgtattcaTTTTCAATCCTAATTGGGTCATACTTGTTATTGCAGATGTCATACTGGGATGTATGCTATTCTCTATATGCAACATTGGGATGGAAGTGGTCTTAATAGAACCATTAATTCTGTAAGTTGTTAAATATGATGTTAtggttttattttcaaatgtacATGTTAAATGTTACCGGGATGTAGGGTTTAACATAAGTTTAGTGTGTAGGAACGCATGAGCCTTGAAAGATTGAAATTTGCAACTCATATGGTTCTTGATAGCGAAAACGAAATTGGTGAAATGGTTACAGCTAATATTTGGTCAACCAACGATGCAGAATAGTATTGGGTAACCTTCacaattaatttcttttgttttatttcattcaattttttaactatACATTCAAATTTAAACTTCAACTTGGTCATCGATAGTGAATAATAGATTTTAAGGCTATGTCATGTCTTTTTTATGGTACAATAGAAGGGATAAGTTATCAAGACTGCTTCCAATGCATGCATGGTTCATTTGACTACCAGGTTAGGTGCTATCTCctccctatatatataaaactatagtaaatgacatttttattttataaggtTATATTATTGACAATTTCTTAATGCTTCCATAAATCGTTTGTGCTATTCCATATAACCTGTTTAAATCAGTTGATAATATTGTAATGACATGGTCTGGTTGCTTAAACTTATCCCCAATTTTCTATGTTTATGTATAATCATGAGCTAATTATTAGATAATTCAACAACCCTGTAAACCAATTTGGTCAAATGGCTGTATTTTCTGTTTAGCTGAAAGAATCCTTGTTACCATCTTATTGTGGGTTTAGCTGTCTCACATCTATAAATCAATTGATATTAAACTTAGTTTAGAGTGATTTTTGATGGTTAGACATTTAATAAGACAAAAGACGACTTGTTCCTGCTTTAATATTTCCTAGGGGAGTGTTGTGGAAGGAACCCTCTAAAAGAATAAGTTCCTTCATTACTCATAAGCTTTATaggtttttattatgttttatttacatCTTGTGGTTAACTGTACTTCTCTTATCTTTAGGAGGTCACTGATAAGCTGATTGAGGAGAATGAATTTGATGCAGATCAAAAGGATGCATTTAAGGTGATCTGTAATTGATGATATGCATGTAATTGCTTGCTCTTGCATGTAATTAACCATACCATGAACTTAAATTGTTTTGGTTGCTCATAATTTTGTCAAAGACAATGTCCGAGATGCAAAAAAAGCCAATAGACAGGTATTTTATAACAGATACCAATCGTTACAATAGTTTTGGTCTTGcacataaatttcaaatatgttgAGTACTTGTCAATTCCTTTTCTTGTAGGCTAGAGAAGCCTAGAAAAAGGCCTTGCAGAAATGAGTTAATAGACTAAAGCAGCATTTGAAAACATGAAGTTTAACAAGTTCTACTCAGTCCAGACCGATGATAATCCTGGCATATCAAATGTTAAggtacaatttattttttcttttgcaatAGCTAATATTATTAACACCACCTAATTAAAAGAAGGTGCACAAATGTACACAAGAAGTTTAGAAATAAGACATAAAGGCAATTAGATTGAGAGATTAACAAAAACACCTCTCTATAATCAtcaagagcccaaccaatcaacacaATCTAATATGGACAGTCATGTTAAAAGCTAGAGAGAGCATAAGATATAATTTGTTAGAGTTTGTTCCGATTATTCTTCATTGACAAAAACTCTAAAATGTTAAGGTACAATTTTGAACATTTCTTCTATTGAAAGAACAGAATATCTTTGACAccactatttttgtttctccataTGAGACTATTGATAGCCTATGAATCTTGTGCATTTTGAAGCTGGCCTTAATGCGATATTCAAGATCATGGTGTATTGCTATAAGTCGTTCCCTAcataaatagtaaaaaaataatctcttgatggaatatatgtttaatttatttatctgttCCATGCTAACATAACATGTCTGCTATTTTTAATATCAACTAACTGATCGCCCAAAAGCTTTGTCATTATGtggccattttttttccttggtatCCAAATGGATCAATATGACACTATTTCTAAATGGTTTAACTTTTACTTAGCTAATTAAGTTGAGTTTTTTTCTGTTTAGTCACCTTGTTTTCACTTGGCCATGGTTTATTGAGGGTATGTTTTGCCATCCATTCTGTGAATAAGTACAAAAAATAGTTGATTGGTTGTAGCATATCAATGAATTTGGCCTCTTCTATTAGAGCAGACACTTGTTAATGAATGCTAATTGCATTATCTTATTTGTGCCCTCTCTACATTTTTTTCAGGAAATAAGTATGACTCATTAATCTTTAAATAGTAATTATTGTTGTTTGGAATGCCTTTCAGGCACTGTTTATAAACAGGTATTATGGGAAAGCTCATGAAGTTCTGTGATTGGGCTCATCAACCACAAGTATTTCTATTGCAAAAGATGCCAATTGGTTTGCATTGGGGACAATAGTTAGCTATTGATTCTAGGAAATGTTTCATGATGAAAGTTCATAATGGAACCCTAAATGTGTGCTAAATCTGGTGGTTCTTTCTTGGTTTCTCAATTTGTCTTACCTTTCCAATTTATGTACTTTGTTAGAAGTTCTAATTTTGTCCCATCAACATTATTTCTTGTATTCCCAAAAGGTTCAATTCTGCCAATGCCATGAAATACAAATAGTTATTGATCATTTATGGAGGTTTAAatgattgtggatgatataagcATTTACAAAACGAAATTGCATACTCGTGCAGCGTTTGGCATGATGGAAAATATCATACTGgtaataaatctttgtttagcAAGGTGATTAGCTTCTATGTGTAGCTATCAGATTAATAAAGTcatagaattttatatttacggatgatttttaaaaataattatttttaatgatatgggtcatttttttccaaattgaattaaataaacttCTACTACTGTTTTTATGGGAAAAAATTGGAGTCCATGCACATTTTTTGTCAAttgtgaaagttttttttagcatttttaataatttaatgatacatttgttaaagtatttaaaatgtcataaaatatgttttaatatacgtattttttaattttaaaataaatctcttaaatatattaaatcaattaatgctacttttcttataaaaatttaataaatattatatttattcataCTTATATCAACTACATTAcacttatttgataaatatttggcCATTTTATGTCAACGAGAACAAAAACTTGGTACATCCTTTTGTTGCATTTGATTTGATTGTACCACAGTGGACATTTAATAACTAGAGGTCAACATATTACCAATATTTATGATGCACCTACCACATAATAACTTCACATTCACTCCACATAATGATAGTCTTCAATTGTAGGCTTGTAGAAGACTTCATATTACCAATATTTATGATGCACCTACCACATAATAACTTCACATTCACTCCACATAATGATAGTCTCCAATTGTAGGCTTGTAGAAGACTTTATTCACGTTGTTTCATCCCATCCTTTTTTAGTGACTTGTAACTATGCACTCATTATGGAACATTAAATGCATGTATGTACTAGCCACATCTCGTGCACAGGCGGACCTCCATTCCAACTTCAACCATTTACTCAGTTTGGTTGACATCACATCCTCAACAACTCATATTCATTCCCATTTACACCTCATTTTCTACTATACACGTTGCACATCACAACCTCCCTCTTCCACCCACCCATTCCTCCATTTTAGCTACTCTACCATTTCACTGTAAGATTTTCACTGGCATAATCGTCAACAATTTGctacaataacaacaacaataaggtttgtttttcattgttttctgCACATATTTTCTCTTGGTTGTGGCAACCACTCTTTTGGAAGTTGCTTGAATTCCTTTTTAAGCTATTTGTGGTTGGCTTGGATGCAATGAATTGAAACTTTTCATCTCTAACTTCCATCACTGaatttttaacaatatgtaaTGCCATTACAAGGACCAAACATCATGCCGCCTAAAAAGAAGGTTAGACATGGCTCAACGTCAACTGTACCTGAGGAAGTCCAACATGACCCTTTCATGCCTCGCCACCCACCTGATGAGCACGAATGTGATAAGCTCATAGCAAAACGACCAATTGCCGTTGAGCGTGTCATACTAATTGCTGGGTTTGAAGAACATGGCGTTGCTGAGTTACTAGATTTTTACAAATTGAGACCATTTATACAGCTAACGCAAGAATGTTATCCAACTCCTGTGCGAGCATTCTACAGCAATATCAGAAATGTTGATGAGGAGAAATATTCATTTCACACTTCATTCAAGGGAGTTGCTGTGCGGGTTTCCCCATCCCTTATTGGACGCACCTTCTCTCTGGAAACACCCAAGAAA contains the following coding sequences:
- the LOC104878535 gene encoding uncharacterized protein LOC104878535 isoform X2, producing the protein MNIRCRCSGRRFLSGIHLLSEVKKDVIRELGFGGLLQLGCKEVNLDLCFWLIKNTNIAYSQLELFGGKKVSLTCHDVGMTMGIPHSGRKLIVEKGSVKASQMPSLQDIESMMVGIDDMEEFKRVFLIFACATLLAPTSRLEGSHSLWYTPREQLLGNINWGEYVLEFFIQAIHEHRRKESVWIKGCLMFLQQRIKLELEMLGGFGKVELVSTSAEQDETKKNKAPTVDDPVDPDENEDFDVICARMEATQRQITDAQSHLNSLIASYNRDVKVLRTRFTSSHYRTDEGQPLNFHEHVNESGAPFYTNNPQHSPVHSGGQRRSFEDDVGCTNEGVSKRPNVEDGVFFSNEDPLHPGPHNMLVLVQSCMNNNVDVAPQASEEIRPQRVKMKVRRHRQRAAACKSPFVQLCVSKYKRLTEEETHVADYVFDESKDPSEMLCAYGGYGVTREQFQCLVGESFIDIPVISMFCRYMNAKEENPYRRHFFNPYFGEICGSMSKSTSKSTLKKRLGSYCVNLECCNQFYIPLFQFNEWVIMVINLEAKRVDLLSSYNSIQRVHFVNEAFKVVGFMSQLLRNSFKRNDVNINNLHPQYADIDGDPKLCHTGMYAILYMQHWDGSGLNRTINSERMSLERLKFATHMVLDSENEIGEMVTANIWSTNDAE
- the LOC104878535 gene encoding uncharacterized protein LOC104878535 isoform X1; translation: MNIRCRCSGRRFLSGIHLLSEVKKDVIRELGFGGLLQLGCKEVNLDLCFWLIKNTNIAYSQLELFGGKKVSLTCHDVGMTMGIPHSGRKLIVEKGSVKASQMPSLQDIESMMVGIDDMEEFKRVFLIFACATLLAPTSRLEGSHSLWYTPREQLLGNINWGEYVLEFFIQAIHEHRRKESVWIKGCLMFLQIFYFSISNFPAMYVELTTPRIAAWNDFLVKQRIKLELEMLGGFGKVELVSTSAEQDETKKNKAPTVDDPVDPDENEDFDVICARMEATQRQITDAQSHLNSLIASYNRDVKVLRTRFTSSHYRTDEGQPLNFHEHVNESGAPFYTNNPQHSPVHSGGQRRSFEDDVGCTNEGVSKRPNVEDGVFFSNEDPLHPGPHNMLVLVQSCMNNNVDVAPQASEEIRPQRVKMKVRRHRQRAAACKSPFVQLCVSKYKRLTEEETHVADYVFDESKDPSEMLCAYGGYGVTREQFQCLVGESFIDIPVISMFCRYMNAKEENPYRRHFFNPYFGEICGSMSKSTSKSTLKKRLGSYCVNLECCNQFYIPLFQFNEWVIMVINLEAKRVDLLSSYNSIQRVHFVNEAFKVVGFMSQLLRNSFKRNDVNINNLHPQYADIDGDPKLCHTGMYAILYMQHWDGSGLNRTINSERMSLERLKFATHMVLDSENEIGEMVTANIWSTNDAE